AAAGCCGTAAATGAGTGGGAGGCTCTGTCCAAGCGGCCGCGGCCCAAATTACTAGCAATTACAGTACTCACGAGTATTGGTGAGCGTGATTGGATGGAAATTGGTCATCAAAGCCCAATTCGCGAATCTGTCTTACGTATGTCAGTTATGTGTAAGGAGGAGGGCTTGGATGGTGTTGTGTCATCTCCACGTGAAGCTGCAGCCATTCGTGCCTTATGTGGACCTGATTTTTTAATTGTTACACCAGGTATTCGATTGTCTCCTGAACAAAATGCCGATCAGATGAGAACGGCGACACCTGCACAGGCACTCAAGGTGGGAGCAAACTATTTAGTCGTGGGTCGGCCCATTGTATCAGCTTCTGATCCTTGTACAGTAACAACAGAAATATTACAGGATATGAAACAGTATATTGAAAAGAAATGATCGTTTTTATGTAAATTAGTCGTGATCAGGGAGGTGATGAAAATTGATCAAAGAATTTGGCAAAATCGGGGCCTCATCTTGGCTGCTGAAAAAGGGTAGAGTCATTGATCCGGCACAAAATAGGGATGAACAGGCGGATGTCTTGATTTCAGATGGTAAAATAATTGCAATTGGAGCGGGTTTGACTGATAGTCGGGCGCAAGTTGTGGATTGCAGGGAGTTATGGGTTGTTCCTGGACTCATTGATGTGCATTGTCATTTGCGTGATCCTGGTTTTGAACATAAAGAGACGATGGAATCAGGTACGAAAGCGGCTGCACGTGGTGGATTTACCACAATTGTGGCCATGGCAAATGTCAACCCTGTTCCAGATAATCTGAATACGTACTATAAGATACAAAAGCTAATTGAAAAAAAGGCAGTAATTCGTGTCATTCAAGCAGCAAGTGTGACAAAAGATTTAAAAGGCCGCGATTTGAGTGATATGGCTTCACTTGTTGCTGCAGGAGTTAAAATTTTTACTGATGATGGACAGTACATTGAACGTGCTTCTGTTTTATATCAAGCATTGCATTTAGCGAATAAGCTGGATGCAGTGGTTATGTTGCATGAGGAAGACACCTCTTTGAAGCTCTATTGGCCGACGGCCTATGAACCTGTTAATGAAACGGCCGCCATTGCCCGTGATCTTGAAATATTACGCGCTACTGGAGGCAAATTGCATTTTCAACACTTAAGTACGGCGAAAAGCGTCGAACTGATTCGTAGGGCGAAAAAAGCGGGACTTTGTGTGACTGCTGAAGTTTGTCCGCATCATTTAACCTTGTCAGTAGATGAGATCTCATGTTATGGAACAAATGCCAAAA
This portion of the Pelorhabdus rhamnosifermentans genome encodes:
- the pyrF gene encoding orotidine-5'-phosphate decarboxylase yields the protein MQTAKDQLIVALDLPTLERAMNMVDTLGDLVECYQVSMEAFYGMGHILLAQLAGRGKKIFMDFKLHDIPTTVANTVTTLCQFSPAFLTLHAAGGSKMLEASIKAVNEWEALSKRPRPKLLAITVLTSIGERDWMEIGHQSPIRESVLRMSVMCKEEGLDGVVSSPREAAAIRALCGPDFLIVTPGIRLSPEQNADQMRTATPAQALKVGANYLVVGRPIVSASDPCTVTTEILQDMKQYIEKK
- a CDS encoding dihydroorotase encodes the protein MIKEFGKIGASSWLLKKGRVIDPAQNRDEQADVLISDGKIIAIGAGLTDSRAQVVDCRELWVVPGLIDVHCHLRDPGFEHKETMESGTKAAARGGFTTIVAMANVNPVPDNLNTYYKIQKLIEKKAVIRVIQAASVTKDLKGRDLSDMASLVAAGVKIFTDDGQYIERASVLYQALHLANKLDAVVMLHEEDTSLKLYWPTAYEPVNETAAIARDLEILRATGGKLHFQHLSTAKSVELIRRAKKAGLCVTAEVCPHHLTLSVDEISCYGTNAKMAPPLRTILDQEALIQGLNDGTIDFIATDHAPHALDDKNVPFDLAANGIVGLETALPVLLTKLVHGRGLSPAWLIKRMSYLPAKIFGLPGGTLTVGSEADICVIDPRVKWKIDSSRFLSKGRNTPYHGTRVQGDVRFTFVGGRKVYSGLESLSYLY